From the genome of Nicotiana sylvestris chromosome 1, ASM39365v2, whole genome shotgun sequence:
agtagtggaGAGAAATAATAGAACTCTTGAGGAAATAGCAAGAACAATGTGATCGACAGTGGgattgcaaagaacttctaggCTGAAGCTGTTAACATCgtctgctacttggtgaacatgtgcatgatcagatctcttctgaacaaaaccccctatgagttgttgaatggaaggaaacccaaactgactcacctaagaacatttgggtgcaaatgctatgttctcaacaatgtaaaggatcagcttggtaaatttgatgccaagagtgataAAGGAATCTTTCTGGGGTATTCTTCTCAAAGCAAAACTTATAAGATATACAGCAAGCAGACttaatgtgttgaggaaagtgttcatgttATCTTTGATGAGTCCTATCCTTCCTATGAGAAAAGTGCTAAAGATGATCAAGATAGAGAGCCCTTACTGGTtcctggtgaagtcattgacatgacaaatggaaaggtAGATATGATGAGCCAAGTGAAGGAGCCGAGTAGAGACAATGCTGCCTTTTCTTCAATGGAACTAGGTACCTCAATTACAATCACTGAaactgaagaaagagtggttgatgcagtacAGGGTACTCCACTAATACCTGAAAGAAGAACACAAGAGAACCAGTTAGATATCCCAGCACCTCTACAAATGAAACTCAAATGCCcaactggaaacacaaaagctctcatctcttgacaacataattactCCTCAAAAGCCAAAAATTCACTttccttctcagcctttctctcccaaatagaacctaaaaatatcaaggaagtcctgaaagatgcagattggattacagccatgcaagatAAGCTGCatcagtttgaaaggaacaatgtctagcacctggtacctagaccctcagatcgaaccattataggaaccaagtgggtattcaggaataagcttgatgaacatggaaacaCTACAAGGAACAAAGCTAGGTTAgtggttcaaggctacaatcaggaggaagggattgattATGATGAAACGTTTGCTCCGGTTGCTCGCATGGAAGATATTACCATCCTAATCGCTTTTGCAtatcatatggaattcaccttaatccaaatggatgtcaaaagtgcatttctgaatggacttcttaaggaagaagtctatgtgaagcaacctccagggtttgaatgtcatgaacaccctgaaaATATGTTTAAACTGGACAAAACATTATATGGGttgaagcaggctcctcgagcttggtatgaaaggttgtcaaaattcctcttagaaaatggttttacaaGAGGGAAAAGTGACAACACCTTATTCTAAAGAAAcggggaaggaacctgctcattgttcaggtctatgttgatgatacaATTTTTGGGGCAACCGCTGATTCTCTGTGTGAAGagtttgcaaaactcatgggaagtgagtttgaaatgagcatgatgggggagcTGAATTTCTTCTTAGGTCTTCAAGTGAAGCAGTCCATAAATGGCACATTCATTTGTTAGCAGAAATACATCaaggagctcttgaagaggtttgatatggaagcatcaaaagtgatagacactcccattgcaacgactactcgactggacatggatgaaactggatcttctgtgaatcaaactatgtatagaggcattattgggtctcttctctatctcacTGCCAACAGACCCAATATTGTCTTCAGTGTACTATGTGCAAAGTTTcagtcaaatcccaaggaatctcatttgaaggctgccaaaagaattttgagataccttaagggaaCACAAGATCTGGTCCTGTATTACCCCTtaggtgacagttttaatctcATTGGGTATGTTGATACTGACTGTGCAGGTTATCTTATGGTGTGAAGTCTGGCAAGAGAAAGTCTGAAACCATTAAGGAACCTAGTTTTGTGAAAAAGATGAGGAGTGAAATTAGTTCTACTTCAGAACGATTAAGGCACCAAAAGGTCCTGCTGAGTCTCACTTTTGACCCAGCAATTCTGATATGGCTGGTATGCGTTAAGTTCTTGCAATGGTTGAGTTTCAACGATGGGGTCATCTGTTCCAAATGGATGAACCCAAAGTGTATGAGGATGAGGTCCAAAGCTTTTATGCCAACCTCTTTCCCTTTGATACCGACCATATTTGTGCCTTGGTGAATGAGGTGGACATTGTGTTTGACGTGAGTATGCTTAGGGATATTCTAAAAATCCCGATGGTTGGTGTGTCTAGTGTGAAAGATACGTGTGCGTATAATTTCTGGAATGCTGAGGTAAAGGATAATGCAAACCAAAAGGGGACCAGATTCACAAGAAGGCATTACTCCCTATTTATCAGTTGCTCTTCGAGTTGGTGAACAAAGTTCTGTTGCCTCGTGCTGAGAGGAGGTCCATGACTTCTAAGTCTGACCTGTTTCTAATGGAGAAACTTGGTGGTTTTAACCCTGTCAACCTGCCTGCTATCATGATCGAACACATGCAAAAAGTAGCAACCTTCAAGGATGGCAATCATGGTCTTCCATCTGGGTTTCTGCTTGCGCAAGTGTTTAAGTTTTTCAAGGTGCCACTAGGGTAAGGCAAGGTAGGAACCAAGAAGCAGACCTTCTCACAAACAACGTTGGAAGAATGTGAGTGCATCGAGAAGAATGGGGGGTTAGGCAGTACATCAATAATCTCACACCTCATTAATGCTCAAAATAGTGCAATTGAGGAGATTCGAAGGCCCAAGGGGCTCCAGAGTCAAATGAGGAAGTGGCTTTGACAAAAGAAAATGTTGATCTCAGGACACAAGTGGAGAACCTGAAAGTAGAACTGCTCAACGAGCAAAAGTCGGCCAACGCCCGAATAGACCTAGTTCTCCAAACTCTTGTTGCAGCCTCCAAACCCtctactcctagtgccccctaagcaaccccttcagtgaccaaTTTCTGGATTGTCTCTTTTTAGTTTTTATGACTTGGCagatatttttgtttcttttgttttgatgtgGTTGGGATGTATCAGTACTGCTCCTGTTTTCAATAGTCCAATTTTGCCTTTGCTTTTTAAGCAAAGGCATATGTTTTATATATAAAATCTATCCTCTTTTGTTATCTCAATGTTTGTCTTCTCTGTTTCTCttctctatcatgttgtgtgcacatatgtggcatgagttagctaggctagacttctttatgttgtttgcctgcttgtgtatttttaatgatgcTAAAAGGGGGAAGTATAATTGAAACATGGATCTGACTAAGGGGGAagcataaagtcagggggaacttgaccactgctgagtgccgaacattgaaggataaaatccagacactcattgacaacaaggtcatacaagcaaagtaAACCGCGCCTAATAtctgcaacaatcccctccctgatcatagaggtaacggtgtacatgttatagaaacaaatgaagaatgggaccctaaagggtcaatcgggcttatccgAGAAAGCAATGACTTTAAAGTTTTAGTTACACTTACTCCCATTGTGGTTCAGACTTAGGCACCTATTGACATTGAGGTAGctacatcagttccattcgaggcgGAAGTAGCTCCACCCGCAGCCACCTCCGCTCcctttgaagtagaagtggtcacaccttttactgtgacggtGCCAACCATACCCCTATTTAACTCAAaggcaataccctgggattatgtcacCGAGGCTCGGTgaaaagggaagactaagatggaggaatctgacgccgcacaagggatgactagaactagaagagtctacacacctgaACACCTAGGAGGTTCAAGCAAAGATGTCGCTGCGAGACAACCTGCCATTGAGACCGAACCAGATGACttatggaggaaagtacaggcaaaagaatattctgttgttgatcatctgaacaaagtccctgctcataTATCTATCCTATCACTACTACAGatttcagaggcacacaagaacacCTTGATGAAAGtattgagcgaggcttatgtaacCAATAATATCACCGGTGGAAAAATGACCAACATAGTTGGtcaagtgctggagagccataagattatcttccacgaagatgagctgctaCCCGAAagtctgaatcacaatcgagcattgcatattacggtacaatttgaagacaagttcattgcgagggtcttggttgatggagggtTTAGTCTGAATATTTGTCCACTGGATACCctaaaaaggttggacaaaggtttcaaTGAAATACTGACCGGAaccatgaatgtgaaggctttcgatgggtcctagagggccacgattggggaaattaacCTTTTCTTGCAGATGgtaccaacttggttcgatgttgaattccaagtgcttgacatactagCCTCATATAATATTTTTTTGGGCCTCCCATGGATCCATGTTGCTGGAGCCATACCCTCCACAATACATCAAGTCGTAAAATTCAAATGGAaccgtcaggaggtaatcattcatgggaCGGGAGCAatcccatctacactagtcaaactatCCCGGCCATTGGACACAGAAGGAGGttaggaggggaaacttatcatcaCATTGAAAGGGTCAACGCCATCGAGaaagataagtggtggagtaacaaaatagaaagcatactggcatggtccgGATGTGAACCCAATAAAGGGTTGAGAAAGAACCTCCATGGTATCACCAAGACGATAtgactgaaaaatcatggtacgaccattgggctcggataccagtatgcATGGCAGGAGTACAGGGAATGGTCGCCCCCATGGCGTGAACCATATTACACTCTTGAGCAACCGATACCCCGTTTGGAACAGGCTTTCCATGAGGCGAACATAATATGGGGAActgctgaagaagaagcactagctgggctgaAAGATCTattcttggaagatgaggatatggactgcagtgccgtaattgaggaggaggaggaagaaggcctttccattcagactgtggcaaagggagatgttctcagaaactggaccacTACACCATCCCGAGCCTACCGAGTCCTTAGGTAGCTTGGTAGAGTTTATAGCTATTCTAGGAATTTAAATTTttcagcaattttgttttaagatttctttgtttcaaaataaatgctcggtccaccgagccaagctttgtttgaacgattttctcagttttaatcaaatgcatttaccctgtatcattattcattactatttttatactttttccttctacagtgttattattacttttcctgataaaCCAGTgaatgtgacatgtaatgaggcaacgtaACAGGAGAATAATGACtcggaggaagaagatgagatacccgaggaaattgtcagagaagttgGGAATTTTAagaacaagcctaaatccaacttggacgaaacgaaagcagtaaatttgggagacaccAAGACCGTGAAAGAGACCCACATCAACATTGATTTTTCACCAAcaaagaaggaagagtacatcaattttctaaaggaatatgaggatatcttcgcatggtcgtatgacgatatgaccggtttgagcacatctatagtggctcacaagttgcctaccaatcctatGTGCTCGCTAGTCAAGCAGAAACTCGGAAAATTCAAACCAAACATGAGTATGAAAATCAAGAAGGAAGTTACCAAGCatatcaaagccaaggttctcagggtggttaaGTACCCGACATGgctagctaacattgtgccagtttcggagaaagatgggaaggtccgagtatgtgttgattatcgggatttaaacagagaaagtcccaaagacgacttcccactgccaaatatacatatcctaatttataattgcgccaagcatgaactccaatccttcgtagattgcttcgcaggtttatcaccagatttggatggatgaagaagatgccgagaagacaACTTTCATTACGCCTTGGGGTATATACTATTACAAAATGATGTcgttcggtctaaagaatgttgtggatacttacatgagggccatgtcgaccatcttccatgatatgatacacaaggaaatgtGTAtatggacgatgtcattatcaaattcAAAAAGGCCACAAATAACATAGCATACTTGATGAATTCTTTGAAAGGcacaggaggtacaatttgaagttgaaccctgcaaagtgtgcatttggggttcctgcagggaagttattgggattcattgtgagtcgccgagggatcAAGCTAGATTCGActaaagtcaaagccattcaggagCTACCGCCACCTAAAAGCAAAAatgacgtgatgagcttcctgggacggctcaactacatcaaccgattcatagcatagtccacagtaatatatgaacccatcttcaagatgctaaggaaagatgtcgaggcaagttggaccgaggattgtcagaaagcttttgacaagatcatgGAATACCTATCCACACTGCTAGTTATGGTCCCGCGAGAACTAGGACGACTGTTGCTACTTTATTTATCCGTGTTAGACGAAGcattcagatgtgttttgggaaaACATGATGAGACGAGAAGAAAgtagcaagccatatactacctgagcaagaaattcacaccttatgaagcacggtattctctgcttgaacgcactttctgtgctttgacctggacagcccagaagttgaggcattacttttgtgcctacactacatacctcatatctaggatggatcctctgaagtacatttttcagaagctcatgcctactgggaagttagctaaatggcagatactactaagtgagtttgacatcgtctatgtaactcaaaaggcagtcaagggacaagcattgacaGATTACCTTGCTGAGAAtccagtgggaggagaatacgaacccttgaaaacgtattttcctgatgaagaaatatcATTGATGGGAGAAGACATTAcggaagcatatgacggttggaggatgttctttgacggagccgcaaatttcacATGAGTAGGTATTAGAGCAGTTTTGGTATTAGAGacgggtcagcattatcctgtatctgctaaactcagttttccctgcaccaacaacatggcagagtatgaagcctgcatactagggctcaacttggtaagtgtatcacaagttagttgagttgaagtatttgtaatagagtcattacaaagtggcttgtaatagtgtgtttacaagttagtgaagttgaaagcctacaagtgtaggtcgtggtttttatccccttgagttgggatttttcacgtaaaaattccgtgtcttatttacttactgtttcattagtattcttagtgaaaactcatagaggaccacgtactctatagtttggtggactcatatacaCTAACAAAATGGCAATCAATCTCTATATGCTTGGTTCTTTCATGCTGCACGGGATTCTTAGCAATGCTTAGGGCAGCTTGGTTATCACGGTAAATAGGGACAGGCTGAGACATCGGGATACCAAGATCACCCAAGAGTCGAACAAGCCAAGTCAATTCAGCAACAGTCTTCCTCAAAGCCCTATACTCAACTTCTGCAGAAGATAGGGACACAGTAGGATGCTTTTTAGATTTCCAACAAATAGGACTATCACCCAATGTAACAAAAAAACCAGTAACAGATTTTCTTGAAGAATATCAGGTGGCCCAATCTGAATCAAAATAAGCTTTGAGAGAGAAATTCATAGAACTATTGAATAAGATGCCCTTGGCAGGATTATTAAGCAGGTATCTAAGGACATGCAAAGTAGCTTGCATGTGAGGATACCTGGGGGCATTCAAAAACTGACTAAGATGTTGCCCTGAAAATGACAAGTCAAGTCTGGTTTGCTGGAAAAAGTTGAGTTTCCCAACCAGTCATCTAAAGAGAGAAGGGTCAGGAAGCAGTTCCCCAAAAGTAGGAGTACGCTTACTATTTAGATCTAAAAGAGACACAACAGGAGTGCAGTCAAAACCCATCCAAAAGGTCTTTGTCAAACTTATGTTGATTGACAAGATAGCCTTCACCAACACTAGAAACTTCAAGCCCCAAAAAATAGTGAACATTACCAAGATCTTTGATCTTGAATTGAGCATCCAAAAAGGATTTCAAAGACCCCATCTCCATAATGCCATCACCAGCTAATAATATATCATCCACATACACTACAAGGATAACAGTATAAGTGgcaaaaaatttggtgaaaatggagTAATCATTAAGAATAGAATGGTATCCTTTGGATCTAAGAGCATTAGAGAGCTTGGCAAACCATTGTCTTGATACTTGTTTGAGACCATAAAGAGATTTTCTAAGTCTACAGATAAGAGGAGAACCATCAGGATAAGAACCAGAGATAGACAACCCAAGGGGAACCTTCATATACACTTCTTCAGAAAGGTCCCCATGCAGAAATGCATTGTTGACATCAAGTTGGTAAACAGTTCAGGACTTCTTGGCTGCAACAATAAGGAGACATTTGATAGTTATGAACTTGACAACTAGGAAAATGTCTCACTGTAATCAATCCCAGCCTGTTGAGTGTCACCCCTAACAATAAGTCTTGCTTTGTATCTCTCAATGGTCCCATCTGACCTCTATTTGATCTTATATACTCATTTACATGGAATGACTTTCTTGCCAAGAAGAAGAGGGACAATGTCCCAAGTCTGATTAGCCTCAAGAGCCTGAAACTCTTTTAGCATAGCTTCCTGCCAAGCAGTATTAGAGACAACTTGCTGATAATGTTGAGGTTCATGCATGACAGGAAGGGCTGAAGATTGAGGAACAAAGTTACAAACATAGTCCTGGAGATGAACTAGAGGGTTATGTGGTCTAGATGACCTTCTAAGTGGAGGAGGGGAAGGTGTAACAGAAGAACTAGAGGGTAATGAAGTTGGTGCAGGAGGAGAATGAGGAGAAGAAGGGGGAGCGAAGAGATCAGAATAAGAAAAACTTGTATCAGAAGAAGGAAAGAAAGTAGAAGGAGAAGATGTAGAAGGAAAAATATGTTCAACAAAAGAGACATCTTTAGAATATATAATAGATCGGTTGTGTAAGTGAAGGAGTCTGTACCCTTTCTTTCCAAAAGGGATACAGAAAATACAAGGTATAACTCTGGATTAGAGTTTGTCTATATGAGGTATAGGGACAGAAGCATAGGCTAAACATTCAAAAAATCTTAAATGATCATAAAAGGGTGGATGACCATTCAAGACCTCATAAGGGGTTTTGTTTGAAATAACAATGGAAGGGAATCTATTAACCAGATTTGTAGCTGTGAGAATACATTCACCCCAATACTTAGTAGGCAATTTGGACTGAAACAAGAGGGCTCTAGCAATTTCTAATAGATGTTTATGTTTTCCCTCCAAAACCCCATTTTGTTGTGGAATATGAGAGCAAGCGGTCTAATGAGAGATACCCAATGAACTACGAAAATCAGCATAGGAGAAACAAGATCCTAGTTCAAAGGCATTGTCTGTTCTAATGGTCTGAACACTACTATTATAATGGGTGGAAACCATGGATATAAATGCTTTAATGATGGAAAAAGCATTGCCTCTGCAAGAGAGAAGATGTGTCCAGGTGACCCTACTATAGTCATCTACAATGgtcaaaaaatatttgaaatcatTATAGGTGGCAGTATGATAGGGGCCCCAAAGATCAAAATGAACAAGTTCAAAAGGCCTTGAAGAATGAGTAATACTAGCAGGGAAAGAATTCCTTTATTGTCTTGCCATGGGGCAGATTGGACAAACAAAAGATTGTTTAGAGGAAAATTTATAAGACAGGTGTGGGATAGATATCATTTTAACAAAAGGAATATATCACATTCTTTGATGCCACAAAACATCATTTTTATTAATGAAAGTAGAAGTACAAGAAGTAGGAAGCACTGAACTATCAATAACAAGGGAAGAGGGAACAGGACTAATGACAGAATGAAAATAACAATCACTAGATTTTACATTAGAATAAGAAATAGAAACAAAATCAGATTTGCTGGAACCCATATGCAGAATGTATAGGCCATGCTCAACTCTACCAATTTCCAATGGCCTCTTCAGAGAACGGCCCTGTAGGAACAAGGAAATAGTAGTGAGAATAGCATAGCAACTGAGTTGAGTGAGAAGTTGATGTATAGAGATTAAATTGAATTGAAAAGAAGGTACCAAAAGTATATTATTCTGGGTGATAGTAGAAGACAGTGATAGACAGCCTATAGAGGTAAGTTTAACTTTGTATCCATTTGAAAATGTAACAAGAGAATGTGTGACTAAAAGTTGTATATTATGAAGTAGGTGCTTGTGAGGGGTCATATGATTAGTGGCCCCGGAATCCAAAATCCAAGATATTGAATCTATTTTAGAAGCGGTAGATGCAAATAAACCATCAAAATTAAAGACAGTGTTGTTTACCAAACCTGCAAAATTGGCATAAGCagtagatgatgatgatgatgttgaagcAGAGGATGAGAGTTGGGCCTGCTGAAAAAGTGACAAAATATGAGCATAATGCTCCTTCGAGAAACCATGTGGAGCATCAACAACTTGTTGAGGATCAGAAAGAGGAGGAGTCTCAGGAGTAAAATCCATATGTACAGAAGCCGCAACTCTTTTATTCTTAGTGAAAAAATCTGAGGGGAATCCATGAAGCTTGTAACATTTGTCTATTGTGTGCCCAAACTTCTTACAGTACTTGCAGAATAACATAGATTTCTTAGGATCAAAGTTTACTCTTTGAGGATAATTTCTAGAGTTATTAACTTGAGAGGGACCAATCTGAGGAGCAAGAGAATTGGCTAGGAATGAGGCTGAATCAGAAGAGAACATAGGGGAATCAGATTTGATCTCTCTCTACTTTTCATCTCTGATCAGAATAAGTTATGCCTTTGCAACTAATGGTACTAGACTCATCATCAGAAGCATTCGTATCATTCAACCCCGATAAAAATTGAACAAGTTGTTGTCCCTCAATAAACTCCGGCAAGGCACCACAAGTGCAAGGCCTACCAAAAGTACAGTTACCAATTTCATCCCAATAACCCTTCAACTTTATAAAATACCTAGTTATATCAGAAGATCCCTGTGTAGTGGCTGTTATGGCTCTTTGAATACTATAGTATTGAGATATATATGCAACACCATATCTCTCCTATAGATTATCCCAAGCTTCCTTAGTAGTTTTGTAATACAATATAGTCATGGATATGTCCTTAGATAATGCATTCATAATCCAAGCTTTAACCATGTTATTGCATCTCTCCCAATGAGGATAGAGTGCTGAGGTAGGTGCAGGTTTGGGTAGGGAACCATTGATAACTTGGAGTTTGTTTTTAGTTGAAAGTGAGATAATCATACTCTCTTTCCACTCTCCATACCCTATCCCAGCAAAAGGAACAGAGAATAATACTGTACCCGGAGTATCAGAAGGGTGAAGATACAAGGGATGAAAAGGATCGAGTTAGGATTTAAATTTGTGTTCGGAAGTTCAGGTACAACAGGTGTTTGAGAATCAATAGCCATGATTATGAAAATATCATAAGGAAAACAACAGTTCACACAAAATATCTATCATAATATGCAAAAATTAGAGAAGAAATATCATCAATTATGTGAGAAAACCCTAAAATTGCGTTCATGTTGTGAAGCTTGAAATTTCAAACGTACTTTGCATCAACAGCACAATTGAAGATGAAATCGACATCAATACTGAAAATTGCAGCTCGGACGAacaaaaaatcaccaaaatatttaGAAATCGACAGTGCAACAAAAATTGTTCTAGATCAGAAAATCGAACAACAAAAACGTAGTTCCTCCGGAAATTAACCAGgtttgctctgataccatgttaagaTTAAAGGAAATGAAAGAAATTAGACAAAATTTAGCAAGTTGAGACCTGTTCGAGAGAAAGAGACGATATAGAGAAAgatatttttcattttcttctgtaAGCATCAATCCATCCACTAATTACAATGAACTAACTATTTATAGTATGGGCATGTACATGCTACTACAACAAAATAATAATTGGGCCTTATAGTATGGGCCGGTACATAAGTAACAAAACAAAACTAAGTTGGGCCTTCATCTATTGTAACAGCTTCCTGTGAAAATCTCTCTTCCATAAGCAGTTCCAATGGCTTCAAGACAAGATTCAAGCTCAATAATCCCTCCTCCACTTCCCCAACTTCAGATAcagccagatagatgagaagcttttcccccacctttggttttgccaataacggtggttttgacaaataagctttcaaatttctaagggcttgttgacaatcttcattccattcaaaatgatcttgctttttgagtgcagagaaaaacttaaaacacttttctgaggatttggaaataaatctccccaaagctgcaattcttcccgttaatctttggacttcctttttattagtaaggatatcagggatttcttctattgctttgatctgagaaggatttacctcaataccacggttagaaataagaaaacccaaaaacttacctgatgcaactccaaatgcacatttttctgggttgagtttcatattaaattttcgcaaaatatcaaatgtaacagatagatgagaaatatgatcatgagactgctgggttttgacgagcatatcgtctatatatacctccattgtcttccctaaatgttcttggaacattttggtgaccaacctttgataggttgccccaacatttttgagaccaaagggcattactttataacagtaagtccccctgtctgtgatgaaagaagttttttcttcatcactaggatccattttaatttgattatatcccgaatatgcatctaaaaagcttaaaagttcatgacctgcggttgcatcaattagttggtctatatgcggtaaaggaaaagaatcttttggacaggctttatttagatcggtataatccacacaaacgcgccacttaccatttttcttgggtatgaccaccgtgttagctaaccaattaggatactttacctcacggatcaacccgatttttaataatttttggacctcatcctgaatcacctggttcttgaaagcaccttgctttcttttcttttgctttattggtgtgaaagaggggtcctcattgagtttgtgagtcatcacatccggtggtatccctgtcatatcagcg
Proteins encoded in this window:
- the LOC138871412 gene encoding uncharacterized protein; the protein is MFSSDSASFLANSLAPQIGPSQVNNSRNYPQRVNFDPKKSMLFCKYCKKFGHTIDKCYKLHGFPSDFFTKNKRVAASVHMDFTPETPPLSDPQQVVDAPHGFSKEHYAHILSLFQQAQLSSSASTSSSSSTAYANFAGLGRSLKRPLEIGRVEHGLYILHMGSSKSDFVSISYSNVKSSDCYFHSVISPVPSSLVIDSSVLPTSYDYSRVTWTHLLSCRGNAFSIIKAFISMVSTHYNSSVQTIRTDNAFELGSCFSYADFRSSLDVSFVEHIFPSTSSPSTFFPSSDTSFSYSDLFAPPSSPHSPPAPTSLPSSSSVTPSPPPLRRSSRPHNPLVHLQDYVCNFVPQSSALPVMHEPQHYQQVVSNTAWQEAMLKEFQALEANQTWDIVPLLLGKKVIPCK